A stretch of DNA from Cannabis sativa cultivar Pink pepper isolate KNU-18-1 chromosome X, ASM2916894v1, whole genome shotgun sequence:
TACCTTTCTGGATTGTTGATAATTGGGACTTGATCTGCAACAATCTTGCTTTCGATTGAGAGGCAAATCTCTGTTCCAAAGCTTTCCATGCCGTGGATGAGGATTCATATTGAGCTAAAGAACCAAGAATGGTTTCGGACATTGAAGATCGGAGCCAACTGAGTAGCAATTGATCCTTTCTGCGCCAGGCCGAGAATTCAGGGTTGACATTGCCATTAACGAGTTGAGCTGGTGGAGGAATACCAGTGAGGAGAACATCATCAAGGCCATGGCCAATAACAGTAGGGATAACTTGGGATTTCCAAGCCAAGAAATTGGATCCGTCAAGCTTGACAGTAAGAGATGAATTTAGAGAATGCTGGAACGGATTCCAGGATGAAGAAGGAGCAGGCGGCGGCGGTGGTGGTGGCCCTTGAGTCTGGGCAGTGGTGCGCGGTGGATTGTCGATGATTGAAGGATCCATTATCGACTTTCGTCAATGGCTTCTGATACCATATAGGAACTTATCAATACAAGCTATGATTGGACAATGAATACAAAGAACCCAAAAGCTTGTAAAAGTTACAGAGCTTAAGAGTTAGGCCTTTATTTATAGTAGTAGCAGTACAAAGAAGAGAAAGGAAAATACAGTTGGAAAGTAGCGAACAGTTACAACAGAAATAACGGAATGAATAACAGACTCATAACTACTTGACTGTATCATAGTGAACTTGGTGTGAGGTGACTTGAGTTTCAATAGGGACCATCACCTCACTCCCATAAGTCAGTGAGAATGGAGTGTGTCCCGAAAGAGTTTGGTGTGAGGTCCTATAAAACCAAAGCACCTGAGGGAATTCCTCTGgccatatttaaaaaattacataaacaaaaaatatatataaatacatgtatacacttgaaaaaaaattggCTCCTCCTAATAAGTTCACTTAATTCTGTCATTGTCTAGCCCGATATATTATATActccatttatttatttttatctttttttaaaagtgttaaaagagaaagagaaaaaaaaatagtgataaAAAAACTCCAATATTACAGAAAATAGGTTATATGCATCAaaaaataatatgatattttcattttcattttttcttagaaaaaaaatatttctaaaattgGTATCTttattcatgtattttttttttactattttataactAAATCTTCAAAATATTTATCACACCAATAAGTAATGGTACATTGGTACTTATGAAGGGATGTGagaattttttaagtaaaattaggaaaatttacatggtatattaacttttactatttttttataaaaatactgtcagacggtattttttacttttttactgtatttttttataagtttcatactgcagtatactgtgttaagttttcactggtgttctactggttttttttagttgtactactgttattttgagttgttttgttttgtgttttaccagtgttttataaaaacacagtatttttaaaaactttttCATGTGACAGTATTTCTGTAAAAATTAACcaaaatttcagtattttttgtaagtttccctaaaattaataagtaaaaataaaaaaataaaaaaagaaaaaaatctattttttttttttaaaaaaaaaaagataaaggtaaaaaagtttaatattaatttttttttgctaaaagataaaataaaaaatattatttaaaaattgaagagaaaatatgttaatataaaactaaactcTACCTTCACTTTTATATACTTCACTCTCTTATCATTATTAAATTCTTAATCTAGTTACAATAAAATATCTCACTTGTAGAGACAAAACAAGGGTCCCTACTATAAAgtgtcttatatatatattaaatataagtaaaatatatttgtacaaCTAAATATGACAAAgtgtttagatattttttaacacACAttatttgatttgaattatttttattttttaaaattgttttgatatttatattttcAAGATTCtttagaataatataattaattgtatgtATTCGTTAATGTGTATCATTAAAGGTCATCACTATGTATGGTTAAAAAGTCATCACGATTTGGAAGGCGCGCAACGACAAGGTTCATATGAATGGGTTGGGtagtatttctaattatattgaCTCTATCTTTTGCTGTTACGCAGATTATGGCTCTAGTTTACTTAATCATTTGAAGGTAGCTGGGTCTCCTGTTTGGGTTCCTCCTCCTGAAGAATGGATCAAGATCAACTGTGATGTTAGAGTTGGTTCTGAATCCATGTGCGCGGTGGCCATTGCTAGGGATCATAGGGAGACCATTTTGTGGGTGGATACTTCTGCGCTATGTTTTTCGGACCCCTTGTTAGGGAAGCTGCAGCTGTCTTGCTGGCCGTGGAGACAGCTGTCTCTCAGCAACACCGCTGCGTGTTAGTAGAAAGTGATTCAGAGACGGTAATCAAGACCTTGACGGGGACTCATACCTGTTGAGAATTTGATAACTATACACAACAATGCAAAAAGCTTTCTACTTTTATGTtaagttgtaatttttattcCTAGAACTTGTAACTATTTGGCCCATAATGTGGCCAGGTGGGCTTTTGTTAACTCTATTTCCGAAAGGGTAAATGTACAATCCATACTTGTTCCTATCCTTTGTAATGACCGAGAGGTCTAActctttattttataaaacgcgtttttcaaaaaaaaaaaaaaaagatatccTTATACTATAGGGACAAAACAAGTGTTCCTACTATaaattatatatctatatatatacaatataaataGGATTTATCTACCCACTCATTTTTACCTCATGCTATGGGAAAGTTTTGTGGCCCAATTAGAATAAATTTACTTGATGCTACATGTAATGATTGTGCATATGTATGCatgtgattttttatttatttttgtaaataaaaatttatagctGTTGGCATAAGTgggctgtttttttttttttctttgttttcctttttattttatcatttgttTTGCtttggattattttttttttagagtttttaacaaaatactagataaaaatttacaattttactgtcacacagattttttttataaaacaaccgtgaaacaacaaaatataataattaaaaacaacagtagaacaactaaaaaataaccgtagaacaacagtgaaaacttaacacaatacacagtatgaaacttacatagtatttttgaaaaaaattatgctaaaaataaaaaaaaaataaaaaagttatttttcagTATGTGGGGtaaaaactctttttttttaaaaaaaatgagaaatataTATCCAAATATGTCATAAAAATTAGGGTacataccattttggaccctgtgttttgcaaaagttacagattggaccctttgttttgttaaatgacaaaatggaccctgtattttctaaaatagtaaaaataggaccctgagcttaatttttgacaacttttttttttaatacagccaacttgaagacaatgcttaatacgaacagatacaaaaaagtAAACATTTTTGTCATAGCagttttagatcggattataattaaactttattttgacaaaaatcaattcagggtcctatttgtactattttagaaaatacagggtccattttgtcatttaacaaaacacagggtccaattgataacttttgtaaaacagagggtccaaaatagtatttaccctaaaaattatatttttttctaataaaattagtttaataataaaatatttttaaataaaatcctTTATAACAATATGAGagtaaattaatctaaaatataataatgtcAAGAACACACTAGATTAATATCGAGTGAGAAAAAAATTTAGAGCAACAATAATATTAGTGCAAAAAACTGTGAAGATTTACATATgagaaaatttaataaaaaataataattcaaattaaaaattaatatttttttaattattaatattattttatttttaaaataaatatataattaaatattattataatatgtataaagttttaattgtatataaGCAGTCCTATCGTAAGAGTATACACCTTATATCTTAATAaccacatgatctaaaatcaatgaTCAAAAAAGCTTCCCTACCGGTAGGAAACTTATGTTAAGTCCTACTATAATCTTGCCctatatatagggatatgattttgtcccgttgttgtactttcacggattgtaatccgtgatgtacggcagccgtcagatgagagacttatttgatctgacggctgagattgatctaggggtaattagggttaaaaagtagaaacgtaccctgacactcatttaatatACACTGAAACACATTTAATGTACTAcgaaatacattccgtgaaagtacatcacgtgACAAAgtcatatccctatatatatatatatatattatgtattacACTATCTCattaagaaaacaaataaatgacaaacaaaaaaaacttatataaGTATATAAAAAAGTACCAAAATAGAGATATTTAGCACTTGAATGTTACTATATGAGAGATGCCATAAGAATGTTTTCTTTGTGGAGAGTGATGCTGAAATtgttgtcaattttttttagagTGTGTTTTTCTCAATGGAGTTGTATTATTAGAtttagagaaatgttaaagggcaccagtggtgcctagcgtTCTCCTATGtatcaatatcgctattggttcaactaagtatcgggtcccatataatttaatataatagcttttaaggagtatcgctaaccaatcgcaacgcgacatgtcgagaaggtgttatacaccactggtgcctaataacaatgctcttagatttattaggtctttattatctatcttttcgAGGGTATGTCTTCAATATGTGATGCAAAATGGTAATActatagtatatatttttttatttaagcgtttatatattacaactgTATAACTTGGGACTCGAATTCAAGACCTCCAATACACACATCTTCTTATGGCCACTTAAGTTAGCCTCGAATGGTTATaatactaaaacatatactACAGCTAAAcaaaataaagtttttttattGGAAGAAATTCTCCTCCTATAATGCCCAATATATTGTTTGACTATCAAGAATAAAATTGGTTATtatgataaaaagaaaaaaaaaagttaccatATGAGAGATGGCATAAAATTGATATGGCAATGCTTTATTGGATAGATATTAGATAGTGAGTGAGTTGGACACAAGATCTACTTCCTTCCTTCCCTTCTCTTCTCTCAGCCATTGTTGGATTTATTTGTAACTCAGATCTATCCAATCCCCATCACTATGCTAACAAACCCTAGGTAGCTCACTCAGTAGCCTCGCCTCTTCCTCCCGTTCCGCCGACCACAAATGGCATTTCAACGGCGGCGTAACCATTACTACCACCGCTTTAGGTATTTGCTTCAAGCCCTCTCTGTCGTCTCCGGTGCGCTTCTTGTTCTTCTCGGGATTATCTCCTTCCTTTCTCCTTATCCTGTCGAAACCGATAATCCTGCTCATCGCGTTCACCGCGACTACTCTTCCTCAATCGATGCTACGGACGATGCGATTGTTGGAGGAGTCTCTCCATTTGGAGTGCCGGTTTTTCGAGTTCCGAACAATGGAATGAGATCGGATCGTGATCTTTGGACTTCGAGGAATTCTAAGTACTTCCATGGATGCTGCAATTCAAGCGCAAAATTTTTGAAAGCTGAAGCTATTACGCATCCTAATAGGTACTTGGCAATTGCAACAAGCGGAGGTTTGAATCAACAAAGAACTGGTATTACAGATGCTGTTGTTGCTGCACGTATATTAAATTCCACTCTCGTTGTTCCTAAGCTTGATCAGAAATCTTTTTGGAAAGATGCTAGTAACTTTTCTCAGATCTTTGATGTTAATTGGTTTATATCAACTTTAGCAGAAGATGTTAAAATCATAAAGGAACTCCCAAGAAAAAGAGGGAAAACGTGGAGTCCTCATACAATGCGTGTTCCAAGGAAATGTAGTGAAAGATGTTACAACAATCGTGTTCTTCCTGTTCTTGTGAAAAGGCATGTTGTTCAGCTCACCAAATTCGATTACAGACTCGCAAACCGGTTAGATACAGAGTTACAGAAATTGAGATGTAGAGTTAATTACCATGCTTTAAAGTTTACAGATCCAATAAGGAAGATGGGTGAAAAACTGGTGCAACGAATGAGGAAAAGAAGCAAGCATTACATTGCATTGCACCTTAGATTCGAACCCGATATGCTTGCGTTTTCGGGGTGTTATTATGGTGGTGGAGACAAGGAAAGGAAGGATTTGGGTGCAATAAGAAAGAGGTGGAAAACTTTGCATATAAGCAATCCTGATAAGGAAAGAAGGCACGGTAAATGCCCACTTACTCCAGAAGAAGTTGGTCTGATGCTGAGAGCATTGGGCTATGGTAGTGATGTTCATATCTATGTTGCATCTGGAGATGTATATGGAGGTGAGGAGACATTAGCACCATTAAAGGCATTATTCCCAAATTTTTATTCCAAAGAGACTATAGCAATGAAAGAAGAATTGGAGTTgttttcttcattttcttctcGTATGGCAGCTCTTGATTTTAT
This window harbors:
- the LOC115703095 gene encoding O-fucosyltransferase 6, yielding MAFQRRRNHYYHRFRYLLQALSVVSGALLVLLGIISFLSPYPVETDNPAHRVHRDYSSSIDATDDAIVGGVSPFGVPVFRVPNNGMRSDRDLWTSRNSKYFHGCCNSSAKFLKAEAITHPNRYLAIATSGGLNQQRTGITDAVVAARILNSTLVVPKLDQKSFWKDASNFSQIFDVNWFISTLAEDVKIIKELPRKRGKTWSPHTMRVPRKCSERCYNNRVLPVLVKRHVVQLTKFDYRLANRLDTELQKLRCRVNYHALKFTDPIRKMGEKLVQRMRKRSKHYIALHLRFEPDMLAFSGCYYGGGDKERKDLGAIRKRWKTLHISNPDKERRHGKCPLTPEEVGLMLRALGYGSDVHIYVASGDVYGGEETLAPLKALFPNFYSKETIAMKEELELFSSFSSRMAALDFIVCDESDVFVTNNNGNMAKILAGRRRYFGHKPTIRPNAKKLYRLFLNKNNMTWEAFSSRVRTFQRGFMGEPNEVRPGRGEFHENPSTCICEESVPKGKRDSVSRKVGKGNDDSMRKEEIFEDQNVDDHDPEWPDMEEDDNQSGMGGVGLDYDGINSEEPELEDMLSD